In Lycium barbarum isolate Lr01 chromosome 9, ASM1917538v2, whole genome shotgun sequence, the DNA window TAAATCTATGGCAAAAGTCACTTGGAAGTGTTCCAGTATATAGTAAAATTTACGAGAATGTCTCCTAAATCAGGCCTACTATGTTTAACGCTAAAAGGCTACTTCACTGATCCTTTCCTTAGAGGAGAATATCACCTTTAAACTTTACGTTGGCCCTTCTCTACTTCAAGAGCCATCATACCTGTTTTTCAGCCTTTCTCAGATGAGTACTCAAGTGATCTCCCCCGTACCTGTGAGGTTgtaagcattaaaaaaaaatggattcaAATATAAACTCAAAGACAGTGCAAACTTTTTAACTCCCTGATGCTTTCATTTGGTATAGAGAGAGCTGCCAAATAGAACTCATATACAAAGATAGATCTTTTCACTTCTATTGTTCCCTCTCCATCTGAGGACACCCAaatctatttatttatttcagtCATGAAAACATTTCATCCAAAATTCTAGTCTCAGTTGCGGAAATAGTAAGTGAAAGTTGTCTAAAGATAAAATTCTTGAGCTTTGCGAGTAACAAAAGGGAGCACGTCTATGGCCTCTTTTATCCATTATCATTTTTAGCATATAGTGGTTTAAAATTTCACATTTATGTCCATAAACGCTCAATAAATTAAAAACGCAAGAGTCATCGGAAGGTTAGTCTAATGCTAACCAACCTAATAATTTAGTTTTATAATTAAAATACAGACTCATATATCAAAAATTCATTCAGTATGGAAGCATGTAGTGAGTCCATTCACAAATTTGAACATACCTCATCCGAAGTATTTAGAGAGGTTTCCTTGAATCTATTGTCATTCAAGAATTGTTTTAGCGGCATTAATTGATGTTGCACGAAGATCATATAAAGCTTGTTACAGCACACGGCCTTCTTCCTTTCTTACCGTCCACAATTCCTCGTTGTCTTATTAGAAACAGAGCTACATGTCAACAAAAGGTAAAACATTAAGGCCTTATGTCCTCTACCCAAAGTTAAAAATCTTATGATACAACTTTTTGGAGGTTTCAAATTCTGATACAGTTATTTTGAGAATTACATAATGGTTTTTTTTCTTGTGGACATCAGGCAATACTTTTAATCTGAACTTCCTTATTTAGTCTTTGGGACCgtaattattaattatttattttgtgAATTCTATCTTGTCTACAGTCATCGGTAGCAACCTGAAAGATATTCAAATAAAATCTAAATTTCCCCAAGTGAAAGACCTCACATGAAAAATAAACCAACTCGAAGCAGGAGTCCCAAACATATAAAgatttatcaatttttttttgttggaaaacGACTAATTAAAAAAAGATATCACACGAAAAAATATCTACTCATTTTAAAGAACTATAAGTTATATCTAATTCTTCTTGTCAAGAAAAAGTTAAAACAGTAGCAATGCTACTGTAGAATTACACATGCAAGCAAATGAAATACCGTTATCAAAGAGCAATAAAATTAATTCTAGAAACACTTAACTGGTAACTCATTTTAGACACTAGGACAAGACATTTAGATAAAAAGCATTCAGTTTCATTAGCCTTGCAACATCTGCCAAAACGACCAACTCTTGGGAATAATCTCTCTTCACGACACACAAGTCTTGCTTAAGATGTTCCATTGAAAACATTTGTGGAGTTTCAATTAACATCCCTCTTGGAAATCTCTAGAAAAATTGATGATGTGAGCTGCTGATGACACGTCAATCACACGTGTTTAGAAATGCTCAAAATAAAGTTATTTTAGTATAATTTGATAGTGTGTACATAGATAATGCAGAAAGTACAATTTAAAAGAGCTATGTTCGTCCCACCAGAGTGTCATTTCTGTACTATAGTAAAGTAATAATAGATATTTTGTATTCACATATTACAAGCACACACCTAAGCCAATTAAAGTTGGGGACGTTACATCAGTTCAGGGCTCAAGGATATCTTTGGGAGTTTAAGCTTAGCATCTACGGTGCACGGATTGCTGAGTGGATTTATTTGGTCTTCTAAAGTTGTAAGGTAGGATTTTTAGCATACAATAGAGGACGTTGTTTATGCATAAAATGTTGTAAATGAATTCACATATGAACTTCTAATTATATTTCACAAGCTAGCTAGGCCTGgcacttttttatttttggttaagTATATGAAAAACAGGATTCATGCTTCTGAAAACATAGAGATGATCATCCAACCATGAAACATAGGCGTGATATTCTTACCAGTTATCATCAAAGAATAGGCCATCGTGTATATAGAAGAATGAACTCGTACACAACACATGAATGTTATAAGACATGATCAGACACCACACATGAATGGGAAAAGAAGGTGGAGTTAGGTAATTAAATCAGGATATAGGTTGGATTCATAAGCACTATTCAGAGTCTCTGAACATGTATCCACCAATTTTGTCTGTTTAGGAACCTTATTAAAATGAGGCTATATTGCATCTCCCGGGAGTATATTTTTGACTTACATATAATAGAAACAATTATATTGGTTTTTGAAAAAAGTTATCTGAATAAAACTCGAAAGTAATAACCGGTTCTGAGATTTTCAGAACAATTATCAAAACAATAAAAGAGTAATttaattttcattttcttttcacGCACCTTAAGAAAACATTAACTAAGatggtaatttgactaaattattctTATTTATTGTTTGATCTCAATTTAGTAATCCCTCCGTTTCTAAAAAAATGGTGTCTTAGGCTTGTCATTTGGTTTCAAATAAGTGATGCTTTAGAATTTCAATTgatcttattcttccaaaattagctttatttacataatcaagaattaTTAAGTAGCTTTCTTTTTCTAGGCATTGATTAGGGGTAggttagtaaaaacactcctaattttttaggagtgagcaatttcttaaggggtgtgcataagctaaaagcgcaacttattatgaaacggaggAAGTACTACTTTCTTTTTCACCACACTAATCTCTCTCCACATATATTGACTAAggtctcatttgttttcattaagattaagacgtctgaatctgaatgcacatctgaatcattaagatgttgtctctaagtctgaacactgaatgattaagactatttgtttttcaatatctgaatgtgcataatgtatttatttaaacataataaatatatcattcaaattaaaaagtaactaaatagtagaaaataaatacaaatttttaataaaaaaatattatttgataaaaaaaaaacatttatgttcactagtaatggtggagatgttTTGTAGTCGTGGTGGGTGGTGAGTGGGGGTGGAGGGGTGAGTGGGTTGTGGGTAGTTGGGGCGAGGGGTGGGAGGTAGTGGGGGTAGGgttggtggggagtgggggtggggttggtggtgggaaGTGCGCGGTtagtggggagtgggggtgggtggtgtggggtaggggttgatggtggggttggtggggagtgggggtggggttggtggtgggaaGTGGGGGGTTAGTGGGGAGTGGAGGTGGGTggtggtgtggggtaggggttGATGGTGGGTTTAGTGGGAAGTGGGGGTGGAGTTGGTGGTGGGAAGTGAGGgcagtgggggtgggtggtgtggggtagggATTAGTGGTGGGTGGTGTGGGATGGGATTGGGGTTGGTGGTAAGGTGAGGGTGGTGGGGAGTGAGGGGTTGGAGTGGAGGGTGGGTcggtggtggggtggggttgaggtggtggggtggggttgaggtggaTGGGTAGGGTTGGAGTGGagagtgggtgggggtggggctGGAGTGGAGAGTGGGTGAGGGTAGGGCTGGAGTGGAGAGTGtgtgggggtggggttgaggtggagggttggggtttccatacaaaaatacctcttaatgatattaaaacttgattcaagatcttaatgattaagacctattcagacccaataagtgtttagatcttaatgcaaacaaatgtAATTTAATGgcttaaggtctgaaccattcagattcagacctccaataagtgcaaacaaatgaggcctaaaggTAAAGATgaaaactactccctccgtccatttttacttgtcttgTATGCTAAAAATTGATGCCTGTTTTTATTTGTCCAGTTTTAAAccaagagataatttaccattgcatacctattttacccttattattaattattgagttGAAAACTTCAAAGAATATGTTTGACGACTAATTTCAACTACTCATGACTTAGTAATAATTAAGGGCGATATattaaaattgtcattctattTATGTCTTCTTAAGAGTGTGTCAAGTCAATACAGGTAGTGACAGATCCAGGATTTTCACCTAGAgagtttggaaaaaaaaacaaaagttaaatataaaaaatattgttGTCTCTAGAAATCGAACCAAGGTGAATTTGTATAGAATATATTGTCAAACAAAAAACAGTTGATTATCATTTCGCTTTTGGATTTTGTGCTGATCCAATGTGCATGGACTTCTAATGAAGAGAAACGCAATATTCAACAGCTAACTGCAACTTCCCATTTGTTCTAGAGACTTACTTCCTATGGAGGTTTTAGAGGGAAAGGTATTTTCCTTTCTCCATACTATAAACGACACAGAATTAAATATTTATCAAATAGCACGCCTGCTTATTTTAGTTTCCgttttttaaaatcttttttgACCTTTATGTTTTTGTGACGCGCACAAGCTTTGGGTTCGTAAAGCAAAGTCACTTCGATGTCCCTTGTATTTCTCAAATTCTTTGCACATTTATTCAATTTCATGTAAATTTGAAGGTTGAAAGAAATACAACAAAGATTCGTAAATCAAAGTTTTCTTATAATGAAAACCAATCAAGATTCACCAGTCAGAACAATTTGTAAAATAAACTAAAACTGCATCCCCAAATTCCAGCGCACTGCTTAGCGCAATATAGAACCACCTTTATATGTTATATATTTTAAGACATAATGCCTTTGGCATTTAAAAAGAACGACAGACGAAACAAAAAATTCAAGCTCTAAGGTTAAGGAATTGTGAATTACTACAtacattttctttctttctattcTTTTGGGAGCACATCCCTTCATAGTAGGGAAAAAAATCAATATATATACGATATGGGAGTAGGAGTATATCTCTTCCCACTAATTCTTCCTCAAAGAATCCACGCCAATGAAAAGTATAGCCTTTTTTTTTCCAACTGCTGCATTCCGGCACAAACCTTAACAGGGAAACCCCCAGAATCCAGTATGTCGTGAACAGATATTTACTTGGGCGTAGGAGGATAATCTGTATGTAGTCTAGAATAGCTGGAAGAAAAGGCTAGTGGATCCATCACCAAACGATCTTAGATCAGCCGGTCTGACCAACGCTCTGCACAGAGGGCATGTTCTTTCTCTTTCAAACCTGAAGAGAAGGTAAATGAAGCCTTTTAGTAATTACAGGACACCAACTGTGGTAGCAATACATGTCTTCCTCCACATTTAGATGATGTATACAGTAATAAGCAGGAACCACGATATAAAGCAAAGAAGTCAGTGATACATGGAGGGGAAATACAATAAATCGATAACCATTCATCTGTTTCTGACTCAGGAACTGCAATCAGCTTTTTTAAATGAAAGTGAGAATCCGCAAATCCATTATCATTCATCAGTTGTTATTTCAAGAATGAAGCATAAAATCACTATCTCAGTTATCAAACATGTAAACACTGCTCTCTGTGTCTCCTTTTTTTTCCTGATTTTCGTTATATGCATCTACAGTTTGCACAATTGATAGACTAGAAAAGAAACAAGGACAAACATGACGTATTTTGAGGTGAAAGTCCACCGCATAAAGAAAAAGATACCTTCAGTTCTTAAATATCTaggaaagaaaagaaattcgCAAATAAAGTGGCATAAAATATACAGCAAGAAAGATAAAAGTATCAGCAAAAACATCAAGAACAATTAGGCCAACTAACAAGAACAAAAAGGAAATCAATTGCCAAGTTATCCATGGTCCGCAAACATGGGAACAGTTAAAATAGATGTTAAAATCAAAGAAGAACAAACCCCGCTTTGGACTTTCCACGCTTCCTCTTCCGATAATTTGCAATTATAGCATCAAACTTGTCTATCCAAATATATTGTAATAATAGCAGACGGGGGAAGTTCTAAAAGTAAATCCCTAAAGACATCTCCTGTTCTAGTGTTATAATACTCAAATTCTTGATAATCAGTTAAAACAGTTCCTGGTGAAAGAAACTACGGTGATGAATTATACACTCGGGTACACTTTACAGGGTGAGCCGGTGATTCAATCATAAAGATATTCCAATAAATGAAAAACACAGTTGCTCTGAAACCCAAAGGAACTTTAAGAGTAGATGGGAGTCGATGGACTatcaattgattttttttttttttttttttgggtaactaTCTATTGAATTTTTTATCTGACACGCCTAAGCATTCATTATTATTTCGATGGGCATTCCCTAGATAAGAGCTCACTAAAAAAAGGCATGGCTTTCACTTACTCCTGCTACCGCTTTTGTTATGAACTAACATTACTACCCTGATTTCCGCAAGTTATCTGAGTTGACAACTTTTTGGAGTACTGCAGACATTTTGTTAGAGAAAACAGTATGTAAAGCACTTAGTAATGCAATTATCAACTAAAGAGGCTTTTGTGAAAAAAGTGCTTCAGAGATACTTACCATTCTGAGACACAGTCTTCACAGAAGATGTGTTTGCAACGTAACAAAATTGGTGTATGCATCTTCTCCTGGCAAATAGCGCACAGATCGCCAGCCGCATGCACCTGGATACATATTTGCACAAGGTGTTTCAAATAAAGCTCGAAATTTATGAGAGAATGTATGATTACGCAATCGTCTCCTCcgcaacacccccccccccccccccctcacaccaaaaaaaaaaaaaaagaaggtatcTTACTGCTCCAACTTTATCACTGCCTCTAGGAAACATACAAATTACCCTTCCAGGGTCCAGCTACTTCTAGGTATAGCTAACGGTTGAAATTAACAAATTACTTGAGGAATAGCTAGAAAAAGAGAATATTCCTGAAATTTATAGCTTCAAAAAATATAGCGCCACTTCAATCCATTCATTCATTTAGCTTGTATCATAAAGATCTACCTGCTTATATTAAGCCAAAGAcggctttataaaatatttttagctgaaattatttattttcttgagaCATCCTAGCTTTAGTCCAACAAGTACTTCCGAAATCATACTCTCCACTCTCTTGACCTGGACATATAACAGACGAAATCCAGAAATGTAATCCTCTTTACGTAACTGACACAAGGCCTCTACGCAAAAAGGTTAATATCTTTGGATGCCCTGCTTGTCCAGATGCAAGAACAAGAGATGGAATGGCCATTTCCGTGTTGAACAATTTCATCTGCTTGGAGATTCACGGTTAACTTTCCTTACAGTTAAGCTAAATGAAGATTttaatcaaaataataatatgcaCCATTTTATGTGAATTTAAGAAAAAGATGAACAATTCTAAAACTTGTAGTCTTAAACATGCCacaacatttgtgtggctataaaacttttgaaactttttGCCTTAAACATGCCATAACATTTGAGCGGATATAAAAGCTTCTCATTAAGATAAAATGAGAAGTGTAAAATTAATTGTTTCCAAGTATAGAAAAGTGTCATTCTCCTTGGAacggactaataaggaaagtGACACTTCAACTAAAATGGCGGGAGTAACTTTATTATTGCTCCTTTGTTAATGCAAATCCTGTCAACATATTTTGTTCCCGCAGATGTTtacaagccttttttttttttttttgataaccaaTGTTTACAAgccatatgtgtgtgtgtgtgtgtgtgaaggcaAACAAAGTGGAGATGATTGAATGTAACTTAGTGTTGGTAATACAACTTCAATATATCAAGTTGGAAGCCTTGGAAAAAAACTGAACAAAAAGCGAAAACTGGTCAACGAATGGATTTGCTCCAGCACTCTATTGAAGcaaggaagttgaaggaaaagacAATGAAACTTTTTATCAAACCAAAGAAGAACGAAAATAATAACCACCCTCAAACAAAACCCAACATTCTCCATGAAAGGTGTGATAATGAGTATTTGTTCAATTACTAACAAGTAAAGATTTCAAATATCTGGCATCTCTTTGTTGTAAATATCATAATTGCTCCGAAGAGTAAGTGTTAAGAAGAAGGGTGCCAGTAACGACATGATACCTGCTCAGGTGTGGCATGAGACCCATAATGGACTTCTTTTCTTGACAATGCCTTCAAAGCAGTAAAGAATGATTTTACCTAAACAAAATGAACTGAGTGGTGAGTACGAGGAAGAGCAGGGGGAACCAAGGCAAAACATATTTTTCAAAAACACGAAGAAGATAGAAGTAGGGTAGGGAAGGGGGAGGATCCCCACAAAAATCTTAATATCACTAAGAAAGGAAAAACAAGATTTGTTCAGCAGAATACAATCAGTTCCAAAAAGACCTTACCTTCTCAACGGTTGAGGTAAGCTTGAACGTCAAGTACAATCCTGTTGTCAGTGATGAAAAAAGGCTTCCGTATTCTTTATTGAGAAAGAATCTATACCAGACAGGAGTTGGTAACAATGCACGGTATAACAACAGCGTATACTCCACCAGAGTCAGCATTTGGCCCTACAAGACCAACAGAGTTCACTTTTCTTGCAAAGACAAATGGGAGAAAATGACTAAATTAGCCACATAAGAATCTGATTTATAGTCTACCTGTCTACGGAAATTGTGGCCCCTGCCATTCTTGTAATACATAAGCAGCACCAACTTCAAACACATTGCTGCCTGCCGCACCATCGTATCTGGAAACAACAATAAATGAGGATCAATCCTTCTTCCACCAAAACTTTAATGTAACAGCTTTACACTCCCCCAAAAGAGAATAGAACAGCCTGTATATTGCATAATAATACGTGAACAACAGGAGAAGCATTAGGCAGGTCAAGAACCATACCGTTTACCAGGACAATGAAAATAGCATGCCAGAAAGGTGGGATGGCCTTCGGAGGAACCATAAGTAATGGATAGAAAAGGTCATCGCTGCGATACCACCAGTAGATTCCAATAACATGAATCACAAAAACCACAAAATAACCAACAAGGACATCGATCTTTCTCTCTCCCTGCAAAAGTCAGAATTCATTATGGCAGGATTCTGACTGTCCCTTAATCTATGTACCAAAGATAGATGAAAATGAATGTAGCATAGAAAGTAAAACAAATATATTTCAGCAAATGGAGCGCATATTACACCTTTAAAGCTGTCTGCTTTCGAAGAATGTCATTTGACTTGAACATGATGGCAGTAATCCAAATTGTGACAAAGAAACCTGCATTCCAAGATTAGAAAATACAATGAAGAATGTGATTCAGCATAAACGGAGGGGGTTCAACAGTTCCTAACTAATTTCATGAAATTATCATTTCTTTATCCTGTAAACTGTCCTACAATCTATAGGTCAATATATTGCAGTTGTAGTACATAGAAACACCAGAAAACAATTAAAGAAATATATCCAATGAAGCTTGCTGTGACACCAAGACCTGATATGAGGATACGAGAGCATCTAATTAATGACACTAGCAAGTTAATCCCAACCTTCACTGCTACTCGCCTAGGCACTCAAAACCTTGCAAATGCTGAGACCAACAATGCAGCTACTCATACATTATTATTGAAGTTACTATGGGAACAGAAGACTACTCAAGTTGCTCGTTTAATGTGTCTGTATTCCTTCTAATCTGCCACagcatacacatatatacaagaATATGACTGCATATCACCCAAAAAATTACATCTACACCTAAAATATTGAGTGGATCCTATTTTCAGTGTACATTACACAGATTCTGTAATTTGTGATTGACAATTGCCATTCAACCCCTTTAAAATACACAATTGCCTAAGCCAGCCAGAAGACTACATTCAAGGGTATAATAAAACGTTATATCCCAAGCCTATCAATTACCAAAAGGAAAAAATAGACCAGATTCATAAAAAATTAATAGCATGCTTAGCCTCACAACTCATACTcagattttccttttcttttcgcATAAGCAAAAACAATATTCTCAAAGTAATATCAGGACGAAATACACAAAGGGTGTGTTCAGTATGAAGGAAATTaatttccaattttctcatgttcagtTGATCAAAATGTTTTGGAGAATATTTTCTCTAGGAAAGAGGAAAATAACTTCTCTAATGgtaagtagggaaaacaagtttcaCAAATGGCGTTCCACATTGATTATGTGCCCATCCTCCAGCACTCCTCATCTTCAGCCCCACCCCCATAGCCCTCATCCCCACTACCCCACCCAGTCACTCCCCTACCCCCACCTCTCATAGTATTTGCCTAGATttttaggataatattttttgcttatttaccaaacacaagaaaataaatagaaACCACTTATTttcctggaaaacattttccaaaaagatattttccttcataccaaacacacccattCTTTTGCTTTTGCTTTGAGagtgggaaaaaaaaaatgtaccttGCAAATGCTGGCGGATGAAAACAAACAAGAGAAGCAATGAAAATGGTAGAATCTGCTCAATCCACCTCGCAACTTGCTGTATATCAAACCTTCGATACGACGAATCCATATTATTACcattaccatcatcatcatcttcacttACAGGTACAGTAGACGCGTCCACACCAGAACCCCTCCCCTCTACAACACCACCCCCTACCCCACCATCCATCACCGCCACGTCATCATCTTCCACGTCAGCACCAATTATACTAATTGAAACCTCCCCATTACTAGTGGATTCAGTGTCATTTGTAACAGTAGTATTATTATCACCTACAAGAGGGTCCGTTTCCGAGTTGTCCGGGTTATCGGGTCTGACCCGAAAGAGCCCGGAATATTCTAACAAAGTTGAAACTGGTGATTGCAAGAACCGTAATGGTGTGAATTCTACTCCAAATATCGTTGAATTTGAACTTGCCGAAATATTTGCATTCTCAGAATCATTCAAAGTGTCCATTTAGAACGGGAAAAAAAGGTATTTACAAAGAGTTTTGGGTAATTTTATTGATCCAagaatggtttttttttttttttttttttttgtgggtatTTCTTGGAGATGAAGAATAGGATATGTGAGTTTTCTGACACACTAAGAATATCAGAAATGTTCAAAGTAAGCAAGATAGAAAGAAAAGTCAGATGAGTGAGAAAGCTTAATATTATGATAATATTAAACCTAATGAAAGTGAAGAAAATTGATATTTGGATACTGACAGGGCAATAAAATATCAGGATCTGAAAAAAAAGGAGTTTTTAACAATAAAGTGGGGTTTTAGGAGAGGGAAAAGAAAGTGTGAAGATGAAGCATTAAACATTAACGTGTAacgtaatctttttttttttttttttttttttgttttatgataAAGAAATAAAAAGAGCAAGTGTGTGTTTTagtatgtttttttttctctcactATCAAGGGTCTGTTTGGtaggaaggaaaatgtttttcatggAAAAAAGCGAGTCATTCGCATATTTTCTAGTGTTTGCTGGTATGTAAGTGGGAGTGCGGGGATCAGGGGTGAGAGTGGTCAGGGGCGAATCCAGATCTTCAAATACAGGTTTTCGAAAATTCAGTAGATTTTGGTCGTACTCTATATGTGTATTAAAAATTTCATtaaaattttataaatatttgatgTGAACCCAATTATTATTATAAATTAGTTTGAgattaaggtaagaattcataaatttcaaattctgAATTCGCCTCTAGCAAGGGTGGGGGGTCAAGGGGTGGGAAAGGGGGTGTTTAGTGGTGGGGAGGAAACAATAAACTTGAAAATCACTCATGAAACTTGTTTTCTTACTTCTATTAGAGAagtcattttttcatttttttttttaagaaaattgttTTTACAGAAAAAATATTTCTTAAAATATTTTGACTAATCAAAcgtgaaaaaattaaaaaaaaaatctgtaaaatcttttccttcgtaccaaacacaccccaaGTGTGTGTTGAATAGGACGCGGCGCAGAGGTATACAATGACGGTGCGCATCTTGCAACTTGCTCGTTACGTTAATACTGATATTTTTCTTTCGTGACATTAATACTCATTAACTTCTAGCATTTTCAAATACTTGAGTTTAATATATTTCAAAGAATGAAGAAATGTTAAAACAAAAAAAGTCTAAACTTATCCTTGAATGGGGCAAAATTGTTTTAACTTCATCATCCCTTAATTGTTAAGGTCAAATATAAGTCATAAACCCTTTTCGTTACAAAACTAACATATACCTATCCTTTGTCGACTAACGAAAATATTTAGGGATTgcttactccctccgttcacttttatttttcTAATATTCTGAAAATAggtttttacttttacttgtcacttttagcatattaagataaaacaatttatttttttctattttacctatagtattaattacttacttcaaatattttttgaaatccagtaaaaatatgcaccaattaatatgagtacattgataaattatgcacttcatttattatttcttaaatagcGTGAAAAGAATTAAAAGTTAACAGAAGGAGTAATTTCTAATCTGGTTGACTTGCTCTAGAAAATTGTCATTTATTGGCTAAAATAAACCAGCGTTTTCAAGATTggcttttcccttttttttttttttttttttgtcttctttTCGTTTCTCTACCATTGTTCTTTACTTCTTCTCCACACAATGAAATTTGTTATTCACGGCATTGGAGGTTATCATCGTGGTCGTTGAGAAAGtaattaagtaattaaaaggATGTTCTTTCTAATAGTTAAAATTTCTAAATGAGATGATCATAAACTTCAATATATAATATCATAGTAGCAGAGTTTTTGATTTCAAGTTTCGCCGCCGttcattatcaaaaaaaaaatcacgtgtTGGACTCATAAAAAATAACAAGACTCGCATACGAGTGGTGTGTTA includes these proteins:
- the LOC132611206 gene encoding uncharacterized protein LOC132611206 — translated: MDTLNDSENANISASSNSTIFGVEFTPLRFLQSPVSTLLEYSGLFRVRPDNPDNSETDPLVGDNNTTVTNDTESTSNGEVSISIIGADVEDDDVAVMDGGVGGGVVEGRGSGVDASTVPVSEDDDDGNGNNMDSSYRRFDIQQVARWIEQILPFSLLLLFVFIRQHLQGFFVTIWITAIMFKSNDILRKQTALKGERKIDVLVGYFVVFVIHVIGIYWWYRSDDLFYPLLMVPPKAIPPFWHAIFIVLVNDTMVRQAAMCLKLVLLMYYKNGRGHNFRRQGQMLTLVEYTLLLYRALLPTPVWYRFFLNKEYGSLFSSLTTGLYLTFKLTSTVEKVKSFFTALKALSRKEVHYGSHATPEQVHAAGDLCAICQEKMHTPILLRCKHIFCEDCVSEWFERERTCPLCRALVRPADLRSFGDGSTSLFFQLF